The Megalops cyprinoides isolate fMegCyp1 chromosome 12, fMegCyp1.pri, whole genome shotgun sequence genome contains a region encoding:
- the LOC118786790 gene encoding zinc finger FYVE domain-containing protein 1-like, which yields MSGQGPSSEKGVNTNLVCQESYACGGSEEAVFECDECGSLQCVRCELELHRQERLTNHERIRIGPGHVPFCDSCKGGNGSPVSGSRNRAVVRCQGCKINLCLDCQKRSHSGMNKRKHPLTSYPPPKPAEADSYAGVDEVEALKARLLEKVTSFLLVDEKEEMQVKDEDEFVKKLQCNPEQLLKVVSIFGNTGEGKSHTLNHTFFLGREVFKTSPTQDSCTVGVWAALDPVHMVVVIDTEGLLGASSNQGQRTRLLLKVLAISDLVIYRTHADRLHDDLFKFLGDASDAYLKHFTKELKATTARCGLDVPLSTLGPAVIIFHETVHTKLLGSDKPSESAERLLQERFRKLGRFPEAFSSIQYRGTRTYNPPTDFSGLLRSLEQQLDNNTTRSPRSPRVIFKALQALSDRFSGDIPDEQLAHSSFFPDEYFTCSSLCLSCGSGCRNSMNHLREGVNHEAKHRCRYSAHYDNRVYTCKACYEAGKEVIVVPKTSASSDSPWLGLARYAWSGYVIECPNCSVIYRSRQYWYGNQDPVDTVVRTEIQHIWPGSDGFLKDNSNAAQRLLDGVSFMAQSVSELSVKPAKAVTAWLTDQIAPAYWKPNSLILTCHRCREVFQDNDTKHHCRACGEGFCDSCSSKTRPVPERGWGLAPVRVCDACYEQRGLRPELLDVDLDDEEGGTLIARKVGEAVQNTLGAVATAIDIPLGLVKDAARPAYWVPDQDILSCHHCQREFTAKLSKHHCRACGQGVCDECSPERRPVPSRGWDHPVRVCADCNQKPGDL from the exons ATGAGTGGCCAAGGTCCGTCCTCGGAAAAGGGAGTAAACACCAATTTAGTTTGTCAAGAGAGTTATGCCTGCGGGGGCTCTGAGGAGGCAGTCTTTGAATGTGACGAGTGCGGAAGCCTGCAGTGCGTTCGCTGCGAGTTGGAGCTCCACCGCCAGGAGCGTCTGACGAACCACGAGCGCATTCGGATTGGACCGGGACATGTGCCCTTCTGTGACTCCTGCAAGGGAGGCAACGGCAGCCCGGTGAGCGGCAGCCGCAACAGGGCGGTGGTCCGCTGCCAGGGCTGCAAAATCAACCTGTGCTTGGACTGTCAGAAACGCTCCCATAGTGGGATGAACAAAAGAAAGCACCCCCTCACCTCCTACCCTCCACCCAAACCTGCAGAGGCAGACTCCTACGCTGGTGTGGATGAAGTTGAGGCTCTGAAGGCCAGGCTTTTGGAGAAGGTCACTAGCTTCCTCCTTGTGGATGAGAAAGAAGAGATGCAG GTGAAGGATGAAGATGAGTTTGTCAAGAAACTCCAGTGCAACCCAGAGCAGCTCCTTAAGGTGGTGTCCATATTCGGCAACACGGGGGAGGGTAAGTCCCATACTCTCAACCACACATTCTTCCTGGGCAGGGAGGTGTTCAAAACCTCGCCCACCCAGGACTCCTGCACGGTGGGGGTTTGGGCAGCCCTAGACCCCGTCCACATGGTGGTGGTTATCGACACGGAGGGGCTGCTGGGGGCAAGCTCCAACCAGGGCCAGCGTACTCGCCTGCTGCTCAAGGTGCTGGCCATATCCGACCTGGTGATCTACCGCACCCACGCCGACCGCCTCCACGACGACCTCTTCAAGTTCCTCGGCGACGCTTCGGATGCCTACCTAAAGCACTTCACCAAAGAGCTGAAGGCCACCACCGCCCGCTGCGGGCTGGATGTCCCTCTGTCCACCCTGGGACCTGCTGTCATCATCTTCCACGAGACTGTTCATACCAAACTGCTGGGCTCAG ACAAGCCCTCCGAGTCGGCGGAGCGGTTGCTGCAGGAGCGCTTCCGCAAGCTGGGCCGCTTCCCCGAGGCCTTCAGTTCCATCCAGTACCGCGGCACACGCACCTACAACCCGCCCACAGACTTCAGCGGCCTGCTGCGCAgcctggagcagcagctggacaACAACACCACCCGCTCCCCCCGCTCCCCACGCGTCATCTTCAAAGCCCTGCAG GCCCTGAGTGATCGTTTCAGCGGGGACATCCCGGACGAGCAACTCGCACACAGCTCCTTCTTCCCCGACGAGTACTTCACCTGCTCTAGCCTGTGCCTCagctgtgg CTCCGGGTGCCGGAACAGCATGAACCACCTGCGGGAGGGCGTGAACCATGAAGCCAAACACCGCTGCCGCTACTCAGCTCACTATGACAACCGCGTCTACACTTGCAAG GCGTGCTACGAGGCGGGGAAGGAGGTGATCGTGGTGCCCAAGACGTCTGCCTCGTCCGACTCGCCCTGGTTAGGCCTGGCCCGATACGCCTGGTCAGG GTATGTGATCGAATGTCCGAACTGCAGTGTGATCTACCGGAGTCGGCAGTACTGGTACGGGAACCAGGACCCCGTGGACACAGTGGTCCGCACTGAGATCCAGCACATTTGGCCAGGG TCGGACGGCTTCCTGAAGGACAACAGCAACGCGGCGCAGCGCCTGCTGGACGGGGTCAGCTTCATGGCGCAATCTGTGTCTGAGCTCAGCGTAAAGCCCGCGAAGGCCGTCACCGCCTGGCTCACGGACCAGATTGCGCCGGCCTACTGGAAACCCAACTCTCTCATCCTG ACGTGTCACAGGTGCAGAGAGGTCTTCCAGGACAACGACACGAAGCACCACTGCCGCGCCTGCGGGGAGGGCTTCTGCGACAGCTGCTCCTCCAAGACCCGGCCCGTCCCCGAGCGAGGCTGGGGCCTGGCGCCCGTCAGGGTGTGCGACGCCTGCTACGAGCAGAGGGGCCTCCGCCCAG AGCTGCTGGATGTGGATTTGGATGATGAGGAGGGCGGGACCCTGATAGCCAGGAAGGTTGGAGAGGCTGTGCAGAACACACTAGGGGCTGTTGCCACAGCCATAGACATCCCTCTGG GCCTGGTGAAGGACGCTGCCCGCCCCGCCTACTGGGTGCCCGACCAGGACATCCTGTCCTGCCACCACTGCCAGCGCGAGTTCACTGCCAAGCTGTCTAAACACCACTGCCGTGCCTGTGGTCAGGGCGTGTGCGACGAGTGCTCCCCCGAGCGCCGCCCCGTTCCGTCCCGAGGCTGGGACCACCCCGTGCGCGTCTGCGCTGACTGTAACCAGAAACCAGGAGACCTCTAG